A portion of the Flavobacterium limnophilum genome contains these proteins:
- a CDS encoding protein-disulfide reductase DsbD family protein: MKKILLLLAFILSATSFSQIHKPVKWATSVVPVSGTTYELVMQATIEANWHLYSQNVPDNGPIPTAFTFSKNANFELVGKVTEEKGQTVTDPVFNMKITFFENKAVFKQRINLLSKKAFKVSGEVEFMACNDANCLPPSYVDLAFEIPETKLAIAEKTIEAEKVVAPIDENAIVSDTIINEELSAATIGKTAVKDTTIDKSSGSKNKKSSDRSLLSLFIIAFLSGFAALLTPCVFPMIPMTVSFFTKQSKNKATGIKNAIIYGLSIVIIYVLLGSLVSTVFGADALNALSTNVWFNIIFFLLLVVFAVSFLGAFEIMLPNSWANKVDTKADKGGLIGIFFMALALAIVSFSCTGPIVGTLLVQAAASGNQVGPIIGMLGFSLALAIPFALFAAFPGWLNSLPKSGGWLNTVKVVLGFLELALAFKFLSNADLVLQLHLIEREVFLAIWIAIFGTLAFYLFGKIQLPHDSPLTSISVGRLSLGLLTLSFTIYMIPGLWGAPLNLISAFPPAQHYSESPYGVGSSQGGGAAMVSTIPEGAHLMAPHNIVAFTDYDLGMAYAKKVNKPVMLDFTGYACVNCRKMEQQVWPKEQILAILKNDVVLISLYVDDKRALPEGAEIASKLRPGKKLKYVGQKWSEFQTLKYKANAQPFYVLTDHEGENLIDPVGYTPDVEEYHNWLQTGVAKFNKK, translated from the coding sequence ATGAAGAAAATATTACTACTCTTGGCATTTATTTTAAGTGCTACTAGTTTTTCACAAATACATAAGCCCGTGAAATGGGCGACTTCAGTTGTGCCGGTTTCAGGTACCACCTACGAATTAGTAATGCAGGCCACCATTGAGGCCAACTGGCATTTGTACTCTCAGAATGTTCCGGATAATGGTCCTATACCAACCGCTTTTACGTTTTCTAAAAATGCAAATTTTGAATTGGTAGGGAAAGTAACAGAAGAAAAAGGACAGACCGTTACCGATCCTGTATTTAACATGAAGATTACTTTTTTTGAGAACAAAGCCGTTTTTAAACAGCGTATAAATCTACTTTCTAAAAAAGCTTTTAAAGTATCAGGCGAAGTTGAGTTTATGGCTTGTAATGATGCCAATTGTTTGCCTCCATCGTATGTAGATCTTGCTTTTGAGATTCCTGAAACGAAACTAGCGATTGCTGAGAAAACAATTGAAGCGGAAAAAGTAGTGGCTCCGATTGATGAAAACGCAATTGTAAGCGATACGATTATAAACGAAGAACTTAGTGCCGCTACAATTGGAAAAACAGCGGTTAAAGATACTACCATAGACAAATCCAGTGGGAGCAAAAACAAAAAATCGTCCGATAGAAGTTTGTTGTCTCTATTCATTATCGCTTTCCTTTCTGGATTTGCAGCCTTATTAACGCCTTGCGTGTTCCCCATGATTCCCATGACGGTGAGTTTCTTTACCAAGCAAAGTAAAAACAAGGCAACTGGAATCAAAAATGCAATTATATATGGATTATCCATTGTCATTATTTATGTACTCTTGGGTTCCTTAGTGAGCACCGTTTTTGGAGCCGATGCTTTGAATGCGCTTTCTACCAATGTCTGGTTTAACATTATTTTCTTCTTGCTTTTAGTTGTTTTTGCCGTTTCTTTTTTGGGGGCTTTCGAAATTATGCTTCCTAACTCATGGGCAAACAAAGTAGACACAAAAGCCGATAAAGGAGGGCTAATAGGAATTTTCTTTATGGCTTTGGCCTTGGCTATCGTATCTTTTTCTTGTACCGGACCTATTGTAGGCACTCTATTGGTACAAGCGGCTGCATCCGGAAATCAGGTAGGTCCCATAATTGGGATGCTTGGCTTTTCTTTGGCCTTAGCCATACCATTTGCATTATTTGCAGCCTTTCCGGGATGGCTAAATTCATTACCCAAATCAGGTGGATGGTTGAATACGGTAAAAGTAGTATTAGGATTTTTAGAATTGGCTTTAGCATTTAAATTTTTATCGAATGCGGATTTAGTATTGCAATTGCACTTGATAGAACGCGAAGTATTCTTGGCGATATGGATCGCTATTTTTGGAACTTTGGCTTTTTACCTTTTTGGTAAAATTCAATTGCCACACGATTCTCCGCTGACATCCATCTCGGTAGGAAGACTAAGTTTGGGTTTATTGACACTAAGCTTTACCATTTATATGATTCCAGGTTTATGGGGAGCGCCATTAAATTTGATTAGTGCTTTTCCGCCAGCCCAGCATTATAGTGAATCGCCTTATGGCGTTGGCTCTTCACAAGGGGGTGGAGCGGCAATGGTGAGTACTATTCCAGAAGGCGCCCATTTAATGGCTCCACATAATATTGTGGCATTTACTGATTATGATTTAGGGATGGCTTACGCCAAAAAAGTAAACAAGCCAGTTATGCTAGATTTTACGGGCTATGCTTGTGTCAACTGCAGAAAAATGGAGCAGCAAGTTTGGCCAAAAGAACAAATTTTAGCTATCCTTAAAAACGATGTAGTACTAATATCTTTGTATGTAGATGATAAAAGAGCGCTTCCTGAAGGAGCCGAAATAGCATCTAAGCTTAGACCGGGAAAGAAATTAAAATATGTGGGACAAAAATGGAGTGAGTTTCAAACCCTAAAATACAAAGCAAACGCACAGCCATTTTATGTATTAACAGATCATGAAGGTGAAAATTTAATTGATCCCGTAGGTTATACTCCAGATGTCGAAGAATACCACAACTGGCTGCAAACAGGAGTAGCTAAATTTAATAAAAAGTAG